The following proteins are encoded in a genomic region of Zea mays cultivar B73 chromosome 9, Zm-B73-REFERENCE-NAM-5.0, whole genome shotgun sequence:
- the LOC103638617 gene encoding uncharacterized protein: MAVPRPRIRALRRGTLLLFLLVPLIYSVSRLQPWAPEKGVCLPPPTAPKRPDHLVLGPAAGQGRPDRLQCRGLRALNKIGLSSEENYSGEHVSFVTVFTTYNSVSAGDGNVPPDSVTVGNSSYSKIERSMTILNTFISFIKVSMPRSDVIILTDPGSKFSVNQGSATLLPIEGNYSRGNLMLQRIKTYIAFLEQKLVEFDRTERLNHFVLTDSDIAVVDDLGHIFEKYPHFHLAVTFRNNKGQPLNSGFVAVRGTRDGITKAAEFLKQVLKAYSLRYIKAARMLGDQLALAWVVKSHLPSALGKFSKHEAFTGEVNGTSVLFLPCAVYNWTPPEGAGQFHGIPLDVKVVHFKGSRKRLMLEAWNFYNSTSKMSDMLCLILRSGRTKYDF, encoded by the exons ATGGCGGTCCCGAGGCCTCGAATCCGCGCTCTACGTCGAGGCACGCTGCTCCTCTTCCTCCTCGTCCCGCTCATCTACTCCG TGTCCAGGCTGCAACCCTGGGCGCCGGAGAAGGGCGTGTGCCTGCCACCCCCAACCGCGCCGAAGCGACCTGACCATCTCGTGCTCGGTCCCGCCGCTGGACAGGGCCGCCCCGACCGCCTCCAGTGCCGAG GACTTAGAGCTCTGAACAAGATTGGCCTATCAAGTGAAGAGAACTATTCTGGAGAACATGTTTCTTTTGTTACTGTATTTACAACCTACAATTCTGTTTCAGCCGGAGATGGCAATGTTCCACCTGATTCTGTAACTGTTGGAAATAGTTCTTATAGCAAAATAGAAAGATCCATGACCATTCTGAACACTTTCATCAGTTTCATAAAG GTATCAATGCCAAGAAGTGACGTGATCATATTGACTGATCCTGGTTCAAAATTTTCAGTAAATCAAGGGAGTGCTACACTATTGCCTATTGAAGGAAACTATTCTCGCGGAAATTTGATGCTTCAGAGAATAAAGACATACATT GCATTTCTGGAGCAAAAGCTTGTGGAATTTGATAGGACGGAGAGGTTGAATCATTTTGTTTTAACTGATTCCGATATAGCAGTGGTTGATGATCTTGGacatatatttgaaaaatatccccATTTTCATCTGGCTGTTACTTTTCGTAATAACAAAGGGCAACCATTGAATTCTGGGTTTGTTGCGGTAAGAGGAACCAGGGATGGCATCACTAA AGCTGCGGAATTCTTGAAACAAGTCCTTAAAGCTTACAGCTTAAGATATATTAAGGCTGCCCGTATGCTTGGTGACCAATTAGCACTTGCATGGGTTGTCAAGTCTCATCTACCATCGGCTTTGGGAAAATTTTCTAAGCATGAAGCATTTACTGGTGAAGTTAATGGAACATCTGTTCTCTTCTTGCCTTGTGCTGTTTATAATTGGACCCCGCCTGAGGGTGCTGGACAGTTTCATGGTATACCCTTGGATGTTAAG GTTGTCCATTTCAAAGGTTCAAGAAAGCGATTGATGCTTGAGGCATGGAATTTCTACAACTCAACCTCTAAGATGTCTGATATGCTATGCCTAATCTTGAGAAGTGGCCGGACGAAATACGACTTCTGA